GTCGGAAGCGGCACGCGAGCCCTGGAGAAGGTCCTTGCCCCGCGCCTCGCGCAACTGGACACGCACTACGGTCCGCGGCCCCGGCGCAACACGCTCGTGCCCGGCGAGCGCATGCCCCTGGGCTGGCTGGACGCGGGCGGCGCCCCCGTCCTCTCGGTGGACCACTACACCGTCCTGCTCTGGCCGGGGCTCCAGTATCGGTACGACGCCTGGGCGGCGCTGGTCGCTCCACTGCACAAGGCGCTGGCGGGCACAGCCGTCCACGACCTCGGCGGCCGACCGGCCGGCCCGCTGCTGTCCCGGCTGCCGCGCACGCCGCACGCGCTCGTGGTACGCCCCGACGGGCACCTCGACACGACGGTGCCTCTCGACGTCCACCGCCCCGAACACGCCGTGCGGGCCGTCACCCGCGTACGGGACCAGCTCCGCACCACCCGCCCGGCCGCGCGGGCCGAGGCCCGCACGGCCGGCTGAACAGCCTGCCCCCGCAACGCAACCACTCACCCGAGGAGAACATCATGACCGCATCGGCCGAACCCCGCGTCGTCCTGACCGAGGTCGACGACATGTCGCCCGAACAGCGCGCCGTGTACGAGAAGTTCCAGTCCAACCTCACGCGGGCGCTGCTGCTCACCAAGGACTCCGCCGCCGCGCACCTCGCCCTCGGCGGCACCTTCACCGTCGGCCTGCTGAGCCTGCTCGACCGCGAGGTCGTCGTGCTGCGCGTGGCCCACCTGCGCGACAGCGAGTTCGAGAAGTTCCTGCACTATCCGCTGGCCCACAAGGCCGGCCTGGACGCCGACGCGATCAAGGCGATCGAGACGGCCGACTACGACCAACTGCCGTCCTCCCGGGCCGCGCTGGTCCGGTACGTCACCGAGTGCATGGAAGACCACAAGGCCAGCGCCGAGGCGTTCTTCGCGCTGCGCGAGTTCTACTCCCAGAACGAGATCGCGGAGATCACGCACCTTGCCGGGCACAGCGCCATGACCGCGATGTACCTGGCCAGCCTCGACATCCCGATCGACGAGGGCATCGCGTCCTGGGGCCGGCTGACCGAGGTCCGTGACGCGGTCCCGGCCACCTCGAACTGACGGAGGCGTCGTGCGGTACATCCGGCTGGGATCATCGGGCCTGAAGGTGTCCCGACTGGCCCTGGGGTGCATGAGTTACGGCGAGCCCGGACTCGGCACCCACCCCTGGTCCCTGCCCGAGAGCGAGAGCCTGCCGTTCGTCGCGCAGGCCCTCGACCTCGGCATCAACTTCTTCGACACCGCGAACATCTACTCGTTGGGCACGAGCGAGGAGTTCCTGGGCCGCGCGCTGCGCAAGCTGACGCGGCGCGAGGACGTCGTCGTCGCCACCAAGGTGTACGAGAAGATGACCGACAACCCGCTGTCCGGGGGCCTCTCACGCTCCGCGATCCTGCGCGAACTGGACGCGAGCCTGCAGCGCCTGGGCACGGACTACATCGACCTCTACATCGTCCACCGCTGGGACTACGAGACCCCCGTCGAGGAGACGATGGAGGCCTTGCACGACGTGGTCCGAGCGGGGAAGGTCCGCTACATCGGCGCCTCCTCCATGCACGCCTGGCAGTTCGCCAAAGCGCAGCACACGGCGGATCTGCACGGCTGGACGCGGTTCGTGAGCATGCAGAACCACTACAACCTCCTCAACCGTGAGGAGGAACGCGAGATGCTGCCCTTCTGCCGCGCGGAGGGCGTCGGGGTGACCCCGTGGAGCCCGCTGGCCCGTGGCCTCCTCGCCCGCCCCTGGGACACCGAGTCCGCCCGTACCGCGGGCGACCCGATCCAGGAGCGCTTCTACGGGCCCACCGAGCGGGCGGATCGGGCCGTGGCCGGCGTCGTCGAGGAGATCGCTGCCGAACGGGGCGTCCCCATGGCGCAAGTGGCCCTGGCCTGGCTCCTGGGCCGGCCGGCCGTCACCGCACCTCTGGTGGGGGCGACCCGGGCCGTGCACCTCCAGGACGCCGTGGCGGCTCTCGATCTGGAACTCGAACCGTCCGAGGTGGCTCGGCTCGAAGCTCCGTACGTGCCGCACGCGGTCGTCGAATACGTCTGACTCCGATACTGCTGCTGAACAGGTGGATGTGACATGGGAATAACCGACTACGCCCTGGCCCGCCCGGCCGGGCGCCGGACCGTCGACGAGGTGAGCCGCGCCTCGGGCTACACGCCCGAGAAGTTGGCGCAGATCCTGCCGTCCGGCACCTTCTCGGTGCTCGCCGACGACGAGACGTCCTGGGGCCTGGGCCTCTCTGCCGCACGCGAGTTGCTGCGGCGCACCCCGGTAGCCCTGGACGAGATCGGCCTGGTGATCTACGCGGGCTCCAGCGAGTGGGGCACTCCGTTCTGGTCGCCCGCCGCGAAGATCGCCGGCGAACTCGGCGTGCGGGACGCGCACTGCTTCGAGGTGTCCAACTTCTGCAACGCGGGCCTGGTCGCCGTGAAGCTCGCCGACGACCAGGTGCGGGCCGGCGCCCACCGGTACGCCCTGGTGATCGTCACCGACCGGCTGAGCCAGCTCGTCGACTACGCGACGGGGCACTTCGAGCTGTTCAACTTCGCGGACGGCGCCGCCGCCGTCCTGGTGTCGGCGGAGCGGCCACGCTACGAGGTGCTGGGCGCGGCTCACCACACCGACCCGCAGTGGGTCGACTCGTACTACGGCGTGCTGAGGGACGGGGAGGTGAAGGTGGAACGCGGCGACAAGCTCGACGGGCTCGGCGAGGCGTTCCTGGAGAACTTCACGCGTCTCACGCACAAGGTGCTGGCCGGGGCAGGCGCGGACGTCGACGACGTCGCCCACTTCCTGGTGACGCACGGCAACCAGGACACCCAGCGCAAGTACCTCGCGGAACTGGGGGTGCCGGCCGAACGCAGCGTGTTCCAGTACCACCTGGACGGGCACTTGGGTGGCGCGGACCCCTTCCAGGCGCTGCGCGAGCTGGAAGAGGCGGACCGTGTGCACAGCGGGGACCTGATCGTCGTGGCGACGGCAGGCTCCGGCTTCACCTGGGGCGTGACGGCACTGCGCCGCGTGTGACGATGGCGTACGAGAGGGCCCGTCGCACGGTGAATGCCGTGCGGCGGGCCCTCTCCCACGCTCCGTCAGGAACCGTCTTCAGGAACGCCAGTCCACGCGGAGCAGGCGCAGCGACGCCTCGTGCGGAGAGTCCGGTTCGGCGTGATAGACCTTCAGGATGTTGCCATCGGGAAGCTGGGCGGACTGGTACATGAGGTCGAGCTCGCCCACCGCGGGGTGGTGGAACAACTTCGTGCCCTCCACGCAGTTCGCCACGTCCTGCCGGGGCCACAGGGCGCCGAACTCATCACTGTGAATGATGAGTTCGCCGATCAGCTCGGCGAGCCGCCGATCGTGGCGGTGGCCCCCGGAGATGAAGCGCAGATAGGCG
The DNA window shown above is from Streptomyces sp. NBC_00247 and carries:
- a CDS encoding aldo/keto reductase, translating into MRYIRLGSSGLKVSRLALGCMSYGEPGLGTHPWSLPESESLPFVAQALDLGINFFDTANIYSLGTSEEFLGRALRKLTRREDVVVATKVYEKMTDNPLSGGLSRSAILRELDASLQRLGTDYIDLYIVHRWDYETPVEETMEALHDVVRAGKVRYIGASSMHAWQFAKAQHTADLHGWTRFVSMQNHYNLLNREEEREMLPFCRAEGVGVTPWSPLARGLLARPWDTESARTAGDPIQERFYGPTERADRAVAGVVEEIAAERGVPMAQVALAWLLGRPAVTAPLVGATRAVHLQDAVAALDLELEPSEVARLEAPYVPHAVVEYV
- a CDS encoding 3-oxoacyl-ACP synthase III family protein, which encodes MGITDYALARPAGRRTVDEVSRASGYTPEKLAQILPSGTFSVLADDETSWGLGLSAARELLRRTPVALDEIGLVIYAGSSEWGTPFWSPAAKIAGELGVRDAHCFEVSNFCNAGLVAVKLADDQVRAGAHRYALVIVTDRLSQLVDYATGHFELFNFADGAAAVLVSAERPRYEVLGAAHHTDPQWVDSYYGVLRDGEVKVERGDKLDGLGEAFLENFTRLTHKVLAGAGADVDDVAHFLVTHGNQDTQRKYLAELGVPAERSVFQYHLDGHLGGADPFQALRELEEADRVHSGDLIVVATAGSGFTWGVTALRRV
- a CDS encoding carboxymuconolactone decarboxylase family protein; the encoded protein is MTASAEPRVVLTEVDDMSPEQRAVYEKFQSNLTRALLLTKDSAAAHLALGGTFTVGLLSLLDREVVVLRVAHLRDSEFEKFLHYPLAHKAGLDADAIKAIETADYDQLPSSRAALVRYVTECMEDHKASAEAFFALREFYSQNEIAEITHLAGHSAMTAMYLASLDIPIDEGIASWGRLTEVRDAVPATSN